The following proteins are co-located in the Methanobacterium sp. Maddingley MBC34 genome:
- a CDS encoding putative membrane protein (PFAM: Predicted membrane protein (DUF2085)), with translation MKHDLKNEEFKFSNLICHRIPERTFKIRGHYFPVCSRCTGFYIGAFSYFILAYFVYVDYTVYLIFIAIIMLIPSFLDGFTQLIGLRLSNNGLRLLTGLIGGIGLAIIVKAIKWIIISG, from the coding sequence ATGAAACACGACTTAAAAAATGAAGAATTTAAATTTTCAAATTTAATATGCCACAGAATCCCTGAAAGAACCTTTAAAATTAGGGGCCATTATTTTCCTGTTTGTTCTCGATGTACAGGATTCTATATAGGGGCATTTTCCTATTTTATCTTAGCTTACTTTGTTTACGTAGATTATACTGTTTATTTAATTTTTATCGCAATAATAATGTTAATTCCCTCATTTTTAGATGGTTTTACACAATTAATTGGATTAAGATTGAGTAATAATGGGTTAAGATTATTAACGGGATTAATAGGAGGCATAGGCCTCGCAATTATAGTCAAAGCAATAAAATGGATAATAATCAGCGGTTGA